The following DNA comes from Frankia casuarinae.
GCGGTGAGCTGGGGATGGTGGGAGTCGGCCGCCATGCGCCAGGCGGACTGGAGTAGCCCGGCGGTGCCGTGACACAGGCCGATCTCGGTGAGCTGGTCGAGTTGCGCCTCATCGCGAAGTGCCGCGAGGAGCGCGTTCTCGGCGGCTTGCTGGCGTGCGGTGTCGCGCAGGGCCATGCCGGCGAGCTGTTGGGCGCGGGCGGTGCCGCTGACGCCGTAACACCAGGAGGGGCGGGGCCGCAGGGTTGCGGCGACCTTGCCTTCACGGACCTGGCGGAGGGTGATGAATCCGGGCCACCAGGGGCCGGTGTCGCCGTGCTGGCACCAGCGGTCGGTCCAGGCGCAGATCCGTGCGATCGCGTCGTCGGCGCCACGGACCGGCAGGCCGCGCAGGTGGGCCAGGGCAAGCAGGGCGAGGACGGCGCTGATGCCGTGCGCGAGGCCGACGTTGCCGTGTCCTTGGGGGAATTCGGGGCTGGGTTCGCCGTTGGGTGCAGAGTCCGTCCACCAGGGTGGGAGGTCGTCTCTTCCGGCCAGTGGTTCGGTCAGTCTGACCAGGTACGACAGCAGTTCGCCGGTGATCGGGTGATCGGGGTGGCGGCGCAGGTGGTAGACGCCGAGTCCGGTCAGGCCCCGGATCAGGTCGAACTCCTTC
Coding sequences within:
- a CDS encoding lanthionine synthetase C family protein, with the protein product MTSSDPDALAAANTVAEALADPHTAWAAHRPTGGRAWPQSLAGGAAGIALLHIERARSGYGDWSTVHAWLSAAASDALTAAANAGLYLGAPALAFTLHTAAGPSGRYHRALAHLDQAVVAMTRTRLAAAHTRIEQSRRPAMKEFDLIRGLTGLGVYHLRRHPDHPITGELLSYLVRLTEPLAGRDDLPPWWTDSAPNGEPSPEFPQGHGNVGLAHGISAVLALLALAHLRGLPVRGADDAIARICAWTDRWCQHGDTGPWWPGFITLRQVREGKVAATLRPRPSWCYGVSGTARAQQLAGMALRDTARQQAAENALLAALRDEAQLDQLTEIGLCHGTAGLLQSAWRMAADSHHPQLTAELPGLSARLIAQMGTTVRDPELLDGAAGAALALHTAGTGAAPTSGWDAFLLLA